A genomic stretch from Chloroflexota bacterium includes:
- the pyrB gene encoding aspartate carbamoyltransferase, whose translation MTIREGGLSHILDAAQFSREWLLEELFPRTDLMREIHRLGDSRLLTGRRMFGLFYQPSTRTRISFESAMTSLGGTVSGIEVLRETRERDDEPLEDRVRVLGSYGYDVLLIRYHEEGGAARAASASSVPVINAGDGDGQHPTQALLDAYTIHREVGRLHDLEIAVVGDLTYERSVNSLAELLANAPGVRLRFVSPDTLRLRPAIRDRLSAAGATFEELDDLEAVLPTADVVYLTRAHSDRMVMAQRFTTERRSYGVDAGVLSRMKERAIVLHPLPRGPELPLSLDGDPRVACFRQAQNGLYVRMALLTMVLQNASGLKPPEGRQ comes from the coding sequence GTGACGATCCGCGAAGGTGGGCTGTCCCACATCCTCGACGCCGCGCAGTTCTCGCGGGAGTGGCTCCTCGAAGAGCTGTTCCCGCGCACCGACCTGATGCGTGAGATCCATCGCCTGGGCGACTCGCGCCTGCTCACCGGTCGGCGCATGTTCGGCCTCTTCTACCAGCCGTCGACCCGTACGCGGATCTCGTTCGAGAGCGCCATGACCTCGCTCGGAGGCACCGTCAGCGGCATCGAGGTGCTCCGCGAAACCCGCGAGCGCGACGACGAGCCGCTGGAGGACCGTGTTCGGGTGCTCGGCTCCTACGGCTACGACGTGCTGCTGATCCGCTACCACGAGGAGGGCGGCGCGGCGCGGGCGGCCTCGGCGTCCAGCGTTCCCGTCATCAACGCTGGCGATGGCGACGGTCAGCACCCCACCCAGGCGCTGCTCGACGCCTACACCATCCACCGCGAGGTAGGTCGGCTCCACGACCTCGAGATCGCCGTGGTCGGCGATCTGACCTACGAGCGGTCCGTCAACTCGCTGGCGGAGCTGCTGGCGAACGCGCCCGGCGTGCGCCTGCGCTTCGTGTCGCCGGACACGCTGCGCCTGCGGCCGGCGATCCGCGACCGCCTCAGCGCCGCCGGCGCGACCTTCGAGGAGCTGGACGACCTCGAAGCGGTGCTGCCGACCGCCGACGTGGTGTACCTGACGCGCGCCCACTCAGACCGAATGGTCATGGCGCAGCGGTTCACGACCGAGCGCCGCTCGTATGGCGTGGATGCCGGCGTGCTCTCGCGGATGAAGGAGCGGGCCATCGTGCTGCATCCGCTGCCCCGTGGACCTGAGCTGCCGCTCAGCCTCGATGGGGATCCGCGCGTCGCCTGCTTCCGGCAGGCGCAGAACGGCCTGTACGTCCGCATGGCGCTGCTCACCATGGTGCTCCAGAACGCCAGCGGCTTGAAACCGCCGGAGGGCCGTCAGTAG
- a CDS encoding sodium-translocating pyrophosphatase gives MSGILWLVPFSGIVAVIAAALLARDVLSRDKGTAAMQEVANAIYEGAMAFLNRQYRTIGMLSVVAAVLIGVLLGAIAPPIEDASGNISSFELAWRTSVAFLVGAACSAVAGFVGMWISVQANLRTAAAATRSLKDALQVSLRGGAVSGLLVVALSLLGVLGIFAAYGGFTRPAVAPFLIVGFGFGASFVALFAQLGGGIYTKAADVGSDLVGKVEAGIPEDDPRNAAVVADLVGDNVGDCAGRGADLFESTAAENIGAMILGITIYLATNDVAWVFFPLVVRSVGLLASIVGIYVVGAGQAEVTNAQASLDRGYWTMTVLCALGIVGVTMTMLGSWWLVTAGLVGLVTSVIFVYLTQYYTAGSWRPVQEIARASRTGPATNIISGFAVGLETTGPTAIVISAALVASYYCGSQWAAGFPQLATYLQSHGVAAADVADHASMVGGLFGTAVATMGMLTTVAYILAMDTFGPITDNAGGIAEMSQAPEETRHRTDALDAVGNTTKALTKGYAIASAALAAFLLFSAYLDEVKKVTKLTHIPVDLTNVNVFIGGFLGATLVFFFCALTIRAVGKAASDIIEEVRRQFRENPGIMEFKVKPDYARCVDITTRAALREMVVPGILVVAFPVVVGLLLKAEAMASFLMVGTMAGILMATVLNNAGGAWDNAKKFIESGELVDDAGVVQAKGTPPHAAAVVGDTVGDPFKDTSGPSLHVLIKLLSTITLVLAPLFIR, from the coding sequence ATGAGCGGAATCCTCTGGCTGGTTCCTTTCTCGGGAATTGTCGCGGTCATCGCGGCGGCCCTGCTTGCGCGCGACGTGCTCAGTCGCGACAAGGGGACTGCCGCGATGCAGGAGGTCGCCAACGCGATCTACGAAGGCGCGATGGCGTTCCTCAATCGGCAGTACCGCACCATCGGCATGCTGTCGGTGGTGGCGGCGGTGCTGATCGGCGTGCTGCTTGGCGCTATCGCTCCGCCCATTGAGGACGCCTCGGGCAACATCAGCAGCTTCGAGCTGGCCTGGCGCACGTCCGTCGCCTTCCTGGTCGGCGCGGCCTGCTCGGCCGTCGCCGGCTTCGTTGGCATGTGGATCTCGGTGCAGGCGAATCTACGCACGGCGGCTGCTGCCACCAGGAGCCTGAAGGATGCGCTCCAGGTCTCGCTGCGCGGCGGCGCCGTGTCGGGGCTGCTGGTCGTGGCGCTCAGCCTTCTCGGCGTGCTCGGCATCTTCGCGGCGTATGGCGGCTTCACGCGGCCAGCCGTGGCTCCGTTCCTGATCGTCGGCTTCGGGTTCGGCGCGAGCTTCGTGGCACTGTTCGCCCAGCTGGGCGGCGGTATCTACACCAAGGCCGCGGACGTCGGCTCGGACCTCGTCGGTAAGGTCGAGGCGGGCATCCCTGAGGACGACCCGCGTAACGCGGCGGTCGTCGCGGACCTCGTCGGCGACAACGTCGGCGACTGCGCCGGCCGCGGTGCTGACCTGTTCGAGTCAACGGCTGCCGAGAACATCGGCGCGATGATCCTCGGCATCACCATCTACCTGGCGACCAACGACGTCGCCTGGGTCTTCTTCCCGCTCGTCGTCCGCTCCGTCGGCCTGTTGGCCTCGATTGTCGGCATCTACGTCGTCGGCGCGGGCCAGGCCGAGGTCACCAACGCCCAGGCCTCGCTGGACCGGGGCTACTGGACGATGACCGTCCTGTGCGCCCTCGGCATCGTCGGTGTGACGATGACGATGCTCGGCTCCTGGTGGCTGGTGACGGCTGGCCTGGTCGGTCTCGTGACCAGCGTGATCTTCGTCTACCTGACGCAGTACTACACGGCTGGCAGCTGGCGTCCCGTGCAGGAGATCGCGCGGGCCTCGCGCACTGGCCCCGCCACGAACATCATCTCCGGGTTCGCCGTCGGCCTTGAGACGACTGGCCCCACAGCCATCGTGATCTCGGCGGCGCTCGTCGCCAGCTACTACTGCGGCTCGCAGTGGGCAGCCGGGTTCCCGCAACTGGCGACCTACCTCCAGAGCCATGGCGTCGCGGCTGCGGACGTGGCCGATCACGCGTCGATGGTCGGTGGCCTCTTCGGCACCGCCGTCGCCACGATGGGCATGCTGACGACGGTGGCGTACATCCTGGCGATGGACACCTTCGGGCCGATCACCGACAACGCCGGCGGTATCGCCGAGATGTCGCAGGCGCCCGAGGAGACCCGCCACCGGACGGACGCCCTGGACGCCGTCGGCAACACCACGAAGGCGCTGACGAAGGGCTACGCGATTGCGTCGGCGGCCCTGGCGGCGTTCCTGCTCTTCAGCGCCTACCTCGACGAGGTCAAGAAGGTCACCAAGCTGACGCACATCCCCGTCGATCTGACGAACGTGAACGTCTTCATCGGCGGCTTCCTCGGCGCGACGCTGGTCTTCTTCTTCTGCGCGCTGACGATCCGCGCGGTCGGCAAGGCCGCCTCGGACATCATCGAAGAGGTCCGCCGCCAGTTCCGCGAGAACCCCGGCATCATGGAATTCAAGGTGAAGCCGGACTACGCTCGCTGCGTGGACATCACCACGCGCGCCGCCCTCCGTGAGATGGTGGTGCCAGGCATCCTGGTGGTGGCGTTCCCGGTCGTGGTCGGCCTGCTGCTGAAGGCCGAGGCGATGGCCTCGTTCCTGATGGTCGGCACGATGGCCGGCATCCTGATGGCGACCGTCCTCAACAACGCCGGCGGCGCCTGGGACAACGCCAAGAAGTTCATCGAGTCCGGTGAACTGGTCGACGACGCCGGCGTGGTTCAGGCCAAGGGCACCCCGCCGCACGCGGCTGCCGTCGTCGGCGACACGGTCGGCGACCCGTTCAAGGACACCTCTGGCCCGTCGCTGCACGTGTTGATCAAGCTGCTGAGCACGATCACGCTGGTGCTGGCGCCGCTGTTCATCCGCTAG
- a CDS encoding UDP-N-acetylglucosamine--N-acetylmuramyl-(pentapeptide) pyrophosphoryl-undecaprenol N-acetylglucosamine transferase: protein MRVLLAGGGSGGSATPILAVASELRARAPEIELLYIATQDGPEAALVVEEGIPYVGIATGKLRRYWDTQNVTDLGRIAWGVGQSLGHVRRFKPDVACGAGGFASVPPLAAAGLLRVPVLIHQQDAIPGLANKLLVPFARKITVALPATVGAFPSNRTTLRGNPVRPRILSGDASEGLRLFGFEAGVPLLLVTGGGTGALGLNRIVAEAAARLVEFCQVLHLTGRGRGVPTADLGRRYQQHELIVSEMPHALAAASVVLSRAGMGTLAELSALGKPTIIVPMPGTHQEANAEIFGLAGAALAFEQSDLTPEVLVETVRAMTADETRRAALGSAMRALMPADAAARIAEDVLALVRPGR, encoded by the coding sequence ATGCGCGTTCTGCTTGCCGGCGGCGGCTCGGGCGGCTCGGCGACGCCGATTCTGGCGGTCGCAAGCGAGCTGCGGGCGCGGGCGCCAGAGATCGAGCTGCTGTACATCGCCACTCAGGACGGCCCGGAGGCCGCCCTCGTGGTCGAAGAGGGCATCCCCTACGTCGGCATCGCGACGGGCAAGCTGCGGCGCTACTGGGACACCCAGAACGTCACCGACCTGGGGCGGATCGCCTGGGGCGTCGGCCAGTCACTCGGGCACGTCCGCCGCTTCAAGCCCGATGTGGCCTGCGGCGCGGGTGGGTTCGCCAGCGTACCGCCGCTGGCGGCGGCCGGACTGCTGCGGGTGCCAGTGCTGATCCACCAGCAGGACGCGATCCCCGGCCTCGCCAACAAGCTGCTCGTGCCGTTCGCCCGGAAGATCACCGTCGCGCTGCCGGCCACCGTCGGCGCGTTCCCGAGCAACCGCACGACGCTGCGCGGCAATCCGGTCCGTCCGCGCATCTTGAGCGGCGACGCTTCCGAGGGGCTGCGCCTGTTCGGCTTTGAGGCGGGCGTGCCGCTGCTGCTGGTCACGGGCGGCGGGACCGGTGCGCTCGGGCTGAACCGGATCGTGGCCGAGGCCGCCGCGCGCCTGGTCGAGTTCTGCCAGGTGCTCCATCTGACGGGCCGGGGCCGCGGCGTCCCCACGGCCGATCTGGGGCGACGCTACCAACAGCACGAGCTGATCGTCTCGGAGATGCCGCACGCGCTGGCCGCCGCCTCGGTGGTGCTGTCGCGGGCCGGCATGGGCACACTCGCCGAGCTGTCGGCGCTCGGCAAGCCGACCATCATCGTGCCGATGCCAGGCACGCACCAGGAGGCGAACGCCGAGATCTTCGGGCTGGCCGGCGCGGCGCTGGCCTTCGAGCAGTCCGACCTGACGCCGGAGGTGCTGGTCGAGACGGTCCGCGCGATGACCGCGGATGAGACGCGCCGTGCCGCGCTCGGGTCGGCGATGCGGGCGCTGATGCCGGCCGATGCCGCCGCGCGCATCGCCGAGGACGTGCTGGCGCTGGTTCGCCCCGGCCGCTGA